One window from the genome of Podospora pseudocomata strain CBS 415.72m chromosome 6, whole genome shotgun sequence encodes:
- a CDS encoding hypothetical protein (COG:O; EggNog:ENOG503PDTM), whose product MKSMYIGLAAAALSWTGVLASESNNAIPNEALLARRPRVLQSRHRNGTTDYAQLGLRQEGGRCGAGVGRCPDGQCCSDYGFCGLTVDHCHPLFDCQAQYGVCGWPPPVPATTSTPPPPPTTTSTPPPPPTTTSTTAPPPPPTTTSRVVVIPPSSTSSTPSVPQPTGPLVVTTNGQCGNGTMCIGNPNYGPCCSQYFWCGSSIDFCGAGCQSNFGACLGIPGLPGTPINGTTTSTSPVVPPTTTSTPVVVPPTTTSTTTTSSTSTRTTSTTSVAPTPTLVLPPGQRSSTDGRCGSGQNCLGSTFGRCCSQFGWCGDGDQYCPYIVGCQPEFGYCDPN is encoded by the coding sequence ATGAAGTCCATGTACATTGGACTGGCAGCAGCTGCCTTGTCGTGGACAGGCGTGCTGGCCAGCGAGAGCAACAACGCCATTcccaacgaagccctcctCGCTCGTCGCCCTCGTGTGCTCCAAAGCCGCCACCGAAACGGCACCACTGACTACGCCCAGCTTGGTCTTCGTCAGGAAGGTGGCAGATGCGGAGCGGGAGTTGGACGCTGCCCCGATGggcagtgctgctccgaCTATGGCTTCTGCGGTTTGACCGTTGACCACTGCCATCCTCTGTTTGACTGTCAAGCCCAGTATGGTGTCTGCGGATGGCCTCCCCCGGTGCCTGCCACCACatcgactcctcctccccccccaacgACCacgtcaacccccccaccccctcccaccaccacttccaccactgctcccccgcctcctcctaCCACGACAAGCCGTGTGGTTGTAATCCCCCCGAGCAGCACCTCATCGACTCCCTCTGTTCCCCAGCCTACTGGTCCCCTGGTTGTGACCACCAATGGCCAGTGCGGAAACGGCACCATGTGCATTGGAAACCCCAACTACGGCCCTTGCTGCTCGCAGTATTTCTGGTGCGGTTCCTCAATTGACTTCTGCGGTGCCGGCTGTCAGTCCAACTTTGGTGCTTGTCTCGGCATCCCTGGTCTGCCTGGAACTCCCATCAACGGCACGACCACAAGCACCTCGCCCGTTGTCCCGCCCACGACCACATCCACCCCGGTTGTTGtgcctcccaccaccaccagcaccaccaccacgagcTCGACTTCCACCAggaccacctccaccacttcTGTCGCGCCCACTCCTACCCTGGTCCTCCCACCCGGTCAGAGATCTTCTACCGACGGACGCTGTGGCAGCGGTCAGAACTGCTTGGGTTCCACCTTCGGAAGATGCTGCTCGCAGTTTGGCTGGTGCGGCGATGGCGATCAGTACTGCCCGTATATTGTCGGGTGCCAGCCCGAGTTTGGCTACTGCGATCCCAACTAA
- a CDS encoding hypothetical protein (EggNog:ENOG503P3H1) — MSSSRSRRTGHKFGSSSASGSSARQIIESLLTHRINTLTELCRVERLVANAETEDDQLAFQEPMTSAWIYYVESNQMLSELRGLTPNYAFSGEMLTYAQGLVRNDPQSNRSWNFAWMVLEKITEENLVATYAEIEAARPEMWGDVVPDDQQIQELAAYFSQEWTYAINWMLQHWTTAPVWY; from the exons ATGTCATCTTCGCGCTCACGTCGAACTGGACACAAGTTTGGAAGCTCGAGTGCATCCGGCTCA TCAGCGCGCCAGATCATCGAGTCTCTCCTTACCCACCGCATCAACACCTTGACTGAGCTCTGTCGTGTGGAACGCTTGGTAGCGAATGCCGAGACAGAGGATGATCAACTAGCTTTCCAGGAACCCATGACCTCGGCTTGGATCTACTACGTCGAATCAAATCAGATGCTTTCCGAGCTCCGGGGGCTCACCCCCAACTACGCCTTTTCCGGGGAAATGTTGACGTACGCCCAGGGCCTGGTCCGAAACGACCCGCAATCCAACAGGAGCTGGAACTTCGCCTGGATGGTACTAGAAAAGATCACAGAGGA GAATCTGGTGGCCACCTATGCTGAAATCGAAGCAGCCAGGCCTGAAATGTGGGGCGATGTCGTGCCAGACGATCAGCAGATACAGGAGCTGGCAGCCTACTTTTCTCAAGAGTGGACTTATGCCATCAACTGGATGTTGCAGCACTGGACCACTGCCCCAGTGTGGTACTGA
- a CDS encoding hypothetical protein (EggNog:ENOG503NZTK; COG:G), giving the protein MANDHFLTLSCPDKPGIVHAVTGVFAGEKVNIIDLQQFSDPVTEKFFMRVHFGPTPTESPEFLRPHFEKLAGEYDMTYDIRPVAQKPKVLIMVSKIGHCLNDLLFRAKTGQLPIEIPLIVSNHPDFAPLAASYGIEFRHLPVTKDTKAAQEGQILELIKEHNVELVVLARYMQVLSPTLCEAMSGKIINIHHSFLPSFKGAKPYHQAYDRGVKIIGATAHFVTADLDEGPIIEQRVARVDHSLSPKALVDEGSNVESQVLAAAVKWYAERRVFLNGTRTVVF; this is encoded by the coding sequence ATGGCCAACGACCACTTCCTGACGCTGTCGTGCCCTGACAAGCCGGGCATCGTTCACGCCGTGACGGGCGTGTTCGCCGGCGAAAaggtcaacatcatcgaCCTGCAGCAGTTTTCGGATCCCGTCACAGAAAAATTCTTCATGCGTGTGCACTTTGGCCCAACACCGACCGAGTCGCCCGAGTTCTTGCGCCCGCACTTTGAGAAGCTGGCCGGCGAGTATGACATGACGTACGACATCCGGCCCGTGGCACAAAAGCCAAAGGTCCTCATCATGGTGTCCAAAATCGGCCACTGCCTCAacgacctcctcttccgcgCCAAGACGGGCCAGCTTCCCATCGAAATCCCCCTCATCGTGTCCAACCACCCAGACTTTGCGCCCCTCGCCGCCAGCTACGGCATCGAAttccgccacctccccgtcACCAAGGACACCAAGGCGGCACAGGAGGGCCAGATCCTGGAACTCATCAAAGAGCACAATGTCGAGCTTGTGGTGCTGGCGCGCTACATGCAGGTGCTGAGCCCGACGCTGTGCGAGGCCATGAGCGGCAagatcatcaacatccaccacaGCTTCTTGCCCAGCTTCAAGGGCGCCAAGCCCTACCACCAGGCCTACGACCGCGGTGTCAAGATTATCGGTGCCACGGCGCACTTTGTCACGGCTGACCTTGACGAGGGGCCCATCATTGAGCAGCGCGTTGCCCGCGTGGACCACAGCCTGAGCCCCAAGGCGCTGGTGGACGAGGGATCCAACGTAGAGAGCCAAGTGCTTGCGGCCGCCGTCAAGTGGTATgccgagaggagggtgttttTGAACGGCACCAGGACTGTTGTCTTTTAG
- a CDS encoding hypothetical protein (COG:S; EggNog:ENOG503NVBA): MLSQLAFLFVAMALVTGRVVRHDTADGFPNPNATQLEFVEDVADGTLSDTPPPPSLNESSIPIFQLISFNENLKSPSFRPSLRTSLRTSPASHFQQSRKWRYSKSWRPSWLKNNCTPSMPPTFSSTSTPL, translated from the exons ATGCTTTCCCAACTAGCCTTCCTTTTCGTAGCCATGGCCCTGGTAACAGGGAGAGTTGTTCGCCACGATACCGCCGACGGGTTTCCTAACCCGAATGCAACTCAGCTTGAATTCGTCGAAGACGTAGCAGATGGCACACTGTCAGATacaccgcccccgccctcccTGAACGAAAGCAGCATTCCCATTTTCCAACTGATTAGCTTCAATGAGAATTTGAAGTCGCCTTCTTTTCGTCCCTCATTGAGAACATCACTACGGACGAGCCCGGCTTCACACTTCCAACAGAGCAGAAAGTGGAGATACTCGAAATCCTGGCGACCGTCTTGGCT CAAGAACAACTGCACGCCATCGATGCCTCCAACGTTCTCAAGCACTTCAACGCCTCTCTGA
- a CDS encoding hypothetical protein (EggNog:ENOG503PYQ2) — protein MNHNITDVAPYQPLLPRLHSPTSYPKKKKSGIFPDLTKNINLGEDIDLVVGLTATALTADQVLKLKDSKKHKAMHLAKASLSAAAAATAFTMMKREHNERVGRERTRRRPESESRSTLSTTKGEKHECHSRSTSRSSSRPRSFERARRRSRSRDRKLPYPDLEAQEPEDHKVRWALVPSPPFQEEHQEQRAESPEDYSYASSRLAPPPDERYHHRGRARTTSPVRRQDDDRWPDNHRHHHRRKKSEGQSRWHTFFDLLGQELLQRQQKA, from the coding sequence ATGaaccacaacatcaccgACGTTGCCCCTTACCAACCGCTACTTCCACGTCTGCACTCCCCAACTTCATatccgaagaagaagaaatccGGGATATTTCCTGATCTCACCAAGAATATCAACTTGGGCGAAGACATTGACCTCGTCGTTGGCCTCACAGCCACAGCGCTCACAGCCGACCAAGTCCTCAAGCTCAAAGACAGCAAAAAGCACAAGGCCATGCATTTAGCAAAGGCCAGCCTgagtgccgccgccgccgctacCGCGTTTACCATGATGAAAAGAGAGCATAATGAAAGAGTCGGGCGGGAGAGGACACGTCGGCGTCCCGAGAGTGAGTCCAGGTCAACTCTTAGCACAACAAAAGGCGAGAAGCACGAGTGCCACAGTAGGAGCACCTCACGATCTAGCTCACGTCCGAGATCATTCGAgagagcgaggagaagaagcagaagccgAGACCGGAAGCTGCCCTACCCTGACTTGGAAGCACAAGAGCCAGAAGATCACAAGGTACGATGGGCTCTAGTTCCCTCGCCACCATTTCAGGAGGAACATCAAGAGCAGCGTGCAGAGAGCCCCGAAGACTACAGCTACGCGAGCTCGCGTCTGGCGCCACCGCCAGACGAACGATACCACCACAGAGGCAGGGCTCGGACAACGTCACCAGTCCGCAGGCAAGACGATGACCGGTGGCCCGATAACCAtcggcaccatcaccgaaGAAAGAAGTCAGAAGGACAGTCAAGATGGCACACTTTCTTTGACCTGCTTGGTCAAGAGTTATTACAGAGGCAGCAGAAAGCTTGA
- a CDS encoding hypothetical protein (COG:S; EggNog:ENOG503NWUI), which produces MVHTGAVAASATTATASQSHPQSQSSIPRPSVKRYRHSGSFHAGEPFPDLSPYRESPSSSRRRRRKSSVAGRPPPVQRQSTAKYHTFPTEPPATPSNQPQQARPRKNSWLRSLLRHSPSREEHGEDNSHYFSQADERGSSASPSRRGEGSDYSHHHTRPDTSPNSTPLPWRQLALLALLSLAEQTALNSIGPYLPAMVASFPEIPSGQEGMYVGLLASAFAMAQLATNLLWGWLSDRIGRKPVMLIGTSLLAGCFCFFGICTTYAHLIIVHVAMGLLNGNAAVVPTCLGEVTDRTNQSRAFTWLPVIYSLGSITGPALGGLLVETDAGVDGAKYPYLTPNLVVAAFLVVSVIVLGIWFKETLEGEHDGTSARGPRDWMGWLKSIVQRPWRKQQAGKHRSESVSSDHQQDSQEQQALLSSANTKAADEDDEDANSLTPSQKKSAFRQLANRNTMAVLGTYLVFQLANISFNSLYPIFVSAPPPTGRELGPGIIGLSLSLAGLATIVFQALVFERLKARMGNLGTYRYSLLGMAVAMSLMPWIGYLDSTPNLGIGSGKGWLYSELGVILIIKNICAVGGLSSVMLLITNSAPSHETLGTLNGIAQTLSAAGRSVGPFLSGGLFTLSMRVRPKGEALAWGLFAGVTLGGWIWSWVIKGHGLESAEYEGEEEQGGEGADGQDDEDVDEERAVGR; this is translated from the exons atgGTGCACACGGGCGCCGTTGCTGCCAGCGCGACCACCGCGACAGCCTCGCAGTCGCACCCGCAGTCGCAGTCGAGCATCCCACGACCCTCCGTCAAACGCTATCGCCATTCCGGATCGTTTCACGCCGGTGAGCCATTTCCCGATCTCTCTCCCTATCGCGAATCTCCATCAagcagccgccgccgacgaaGAAAGAGTTCTGTCGCCggccgtcctcctccggtCCAGCGACAGTCGACCGCCAAATACCACACATTTCCGACCGAACCCCCCGCGACACCCTCCAACCAGCCTCAGCAGGCGCGGCCGAGAAAGAACTCATGGCTCCGGTCACTGCTCAGACATTCGCCATCGCGAGAAGAACATGGAGAGGACAACAGCCACTACTTTTCACAAGCCGACGAACGAGGCTCCAGCGCATCGCCATCGCGAAGAGGCGAGGGGTCAGACtacagccaccaccacacgaGACCTGATACGAGTCCGAATTCAACGCCGCTACCGTGGAGACAACTGGCTTTGCTCGCGCTCCTGTCACTGGCAGAGCAGACAGCCCTCAATTCCATTGGTCCCTACCTCCCAGCCATGGTGGCCTCGTTTCCCGAGATCCCCTCCGGCCAGGAAGGCATGTACGTGGGCTTGCTCGCATCGGCTTTTGCCATGGCACAGCTGGCGACCAATCTGCTGTGGGGGTGGCTTTCTGATAGGATTGGACGCAAGCCTGTCATGTTGATCGGGACATCTTTGTTGGCtggctgcttctgcttctttggCATCTGCACCACCTATGCGCACTTGATAATTGTGCACGTCGCTATGGGGTTGCTCAACGGGAATGCGGCAGTAGTTCCTACGTGTCTGGGCGAGGTCACTGACAGGACGAATCAGAGCAGAGCATTTACGTGGCTTCCCGTCATCTATTCGCTTGGAAGCATTACAGGGCCCGCCCTGGGTGGTCTGTTGGTGGAGACGGATGCTGGGGTTGACGGGGCAAAATACCCCTACTTGACACCAAATCTTGTGGTGGCGGCCTTTTTGGTCGTCAGTGTCATTGTGCTAGGGATATGGTTCAAGGAAACCTTGGAAGGAGAACATGATGGGACATCTGCACGAGGCCCGCGTGATTGGATGGGGTGGCTGAAAAGCATTGTCCAGCGGCCGTGGAGAAAACAACAAGCTGGAAAACACAGGTCGGAATCCGTCAGTTCTGACCACCAGCAAGATAGCCAAGAACAGCAGGCACTTCTCAGTTCGGCGAATACCAAGGCagctgatgaagatgacgaggatgcgAACAGCCTTACTCCGTCGCAAAAGAAGTCTGCCTTCCGACAATTGGCCAACCGAAATACCATGGCCGTCTTGGGAACCTATCTTGTCTTTCAGCTTGCCAACATCTCTTTCAACTCTCTGTACCCAATCTTTgtctctgctcctccccccaccggACGCGAACTTGGACCGGGCATCATCGGCCTGTCCCTGTCCCTTGCAGGCCTGGCCACCATTGTCTTCCAGGCTCTTGTGTTTGAAAGGCTCAaggcgaggatggggaaCCTGGGAACATACCGGTATTCTCTACTTGGAATGGCGGTTGCTATGAGTCTTATGCCCTGGATTGGGTACTTGGATTCAACGCCTAACCTGGGCATTGGCAGCGGCAAGGGCTGGCTCTATAGCGAGCTGGGAGTCATTCTAATCATCAAGAACATCTGCGCTGTCGGGGGGTTGAGTAGTGTCATGCTTCTG ATCACAAACTCGGCTCCCTCCCATGAGACGTTGGGAACTTTGAACGGGATTGCTCAAACGCTGTCAGCCGCCGGGAGGAGTGTGGGACCATTCTTGTCTGGGGGCCTGTTTACCTTGAGCATGCGTGTCAGGCCCAAGGGAGAGGCGCTCGCATGGGGTCTTTTCGCTGGTGTCACTCTTGGCGGGTGGATCTGGAGCTGGGTGATCAAAGGCCATGGGTTAGAGAGTGCCGAGTACGAAGGTGAGGAAGagcaaggtggtgagggtgcagATGGacaggacgatgaggatgttgacgaggaaAGGGCTGTTGGCAGGTGA